The Synchiropus splendidus isolate RoL2022-P1 chromosome 11, RoL_Sspl_1.0, whole genome shotgun sequence genome contains a region encoding:
- the egf gene encoding pro-epidermal growth factor isoform X1 has protein sequence MLLTTAAALVFFMVQNYPPGSAATTCWDELPSGGERNISCVESRPFLLFGHGKAIFRMEIDGKNPRRLVARVGTSIQLDFHFAEKSVYWADKHGGVIYKASAGRRRQKVFSSDKHISGLAVDWLRNTVYWTSEEKGRIKRVDTNGKNERTILRHLTRPTSIVIDANRSFLFWLSGGLSASIQRTDLNGQKRIILKKMAAELKTLSIDREDQRLFWVQVDLRGQGSIASSDYSGRALLITDHLPRSLSLALSIFQDKLYYTDGESKVIKQVNKYIGGEPEEVNVKRLAKSPVAIKVVHSSKQPAADSPTLRGCDEQSGTCVAVCSGLAETGVCRCSEGFALNKQGTHCEDVNECAQWNHGCSLGCENVPGSYFCTCPQGYGLLPDKKSCREIIPCEGNTSHCGSGCMETDEGVVCVCPEGSVLTEDGQSCTGCASADRGGCSQVCASLAPDRWQCGCLPGYQLHTDGKRCVAATGPPPYLLVAHLLGIQRVNPDGTGDQSVVEESRGAVVAVDYDPVQKHVYFASASQRRIERADMDGGSRVQLISEDLLSPGGLTVDWLHRSIYWTDQGLSTVDCCHLDGLKRQTIVSTGLEKPTDIAVHPTAKKLFWTDTGAQPMVESASLEGKDRSIIANTNLVFPTGLTIDYTEDRLIWCDERRAAVETSALDGSDRRVLLENQVGRPFDLAVFEDRLWISDRQHQQLRTFHKRSGKELQRIHGNLVQPSRVVVVQPLAKPEADVCLHQNGGCSQLCQSKLGSAHCSCLPSYILSEDGKSCLPAVTSNETTLSVDREIRPEVTEPNWDVRPTVFTEKMLSADQTECRSLGCDVNAKCRTVAGVPVCVCLDGYTGDGQVCVDTDECQGEAHECDKNADCQNTEGTYVCRCRAGYHGDGWTCQALPNLWVSTRSPSVTNSSHLNRSSVERCPSSHESYCLYQGICYYYPEVDSYACNCLSGYMGERCQFNDLEWWDLQQSEQQKRRTMVIAASMMVFLFLLTIIAFLAFCYRARRLHKQPSSDNVSETSVTEEDMSAAIATSVHQLVSENGMETRMVPGSPKRPVCPSCSSETGHNPFSERFATSEHNLGCKCSMVRAAALETTLSNDLHASQSSSFTACSSFKP, from the exons ATGTTGCTTACTACAGCCGCAGCACTGGTCTTTTTTATGGTCCAAAACTACCCGCCCGGCTCTGCTGCAACTACATGCTGGGATGAGCTGCCatcaggaggagaaagaaacaTCAGCTGTGTGG AGTCCCGGCCCTTCCTGCTTTTCGGCCACGGTAAAGCCATTTTCAGAATGGAAATCGATGGCAAGAACCCAAGGAGACTTGTTGCCAGGGTGGGGACTTCTATCCAGCTGGACTTTCACTTTGCAGAGAAGAGTGTGTACTGGGCGGACAAACACGGCGGGGTCATCTACAAAGCGTCAGCAGGAAGACGGAGACAG AAAGTGTTCTCATCTGACAAGCACATCTCAGGACTGGCAGTGGACTGGCTCCGGAACACAGTGTATTGGACAAGTGAAGAAAAGGGTAGAATTAAGAGAGTAGACACCAACGGGAAGAACGAGAGGACTATTCTGAGACACCTGACTCGGCCCACCTCCATTGTGATTGACGCTAATAGAAG TTTCCTCTTCTGGTTATCTGGCGGCTTGAGTGCGAGCATCCAGCGCACAGACTTGAACGGACAGAAACGAATCATTCTGAAAAAGATGGCCGCTGAGCTGAAAACACTGTCCATCGACCGGGAGGACCAAAGACTCTTCTGGGTTCAAGTGGATCTCCGGGGACAAGGGAGCATAGCCTCATCAGATTACAGCGGCCGTGCTCTTCTCATCACTGACCATCTGCCTCG GTCACTTTCTCTTGCACTTTCCATTTTTCAAGACAAACTTTATTACACTGATGGTGAATCTAAAGTGATAAAACAGGTGAACAAGTACATAGGTGGAGAGCCGGAAGAGGTCAATGTCAAACGGTTGGCAAAGTCTCCTGTCGCCATTAAAGTGGTTCATTCCAGCAAACAACCTGCAGCAGACTCCCCGACACTTAGAG GatgtgatgaacaaagtggaaCGTGTGTGGCCGTGTGCTCGGGTCTGGCTGAGACAGGTGTTTGCAGATGCAGTGAAGGCTTCGCTCTCAACAAGCAAGGAACACACTGTGAAG atgtgaatgaatgtgCCCAGTGGAATCACGGCTGCTCCCTCGGCTGTGAGAACGTCCCAGGCTCCTATTTCTGCACCTGCCCTCAGGGATATGGCCTCCTGCCGGATAAAAAGTCATGTAGAG AGATCATTCCATGTGAAGGCAACACAAGTCACTGTGGTTCCGGCTGCATGGAAACAGATGAAGGCGTGGTCTGCGTTTGTCCTGAGGGATCTGTTCTGACCGAGGACGGTCAGTCCTGCACGG GATGCGCCTCTGCAGACAGAGGGGGCTGCAGTCAGGTCTGCGCCTCACTGGCCCCTGACAGGTGGCAGTGTGGATGTTTACCCGGCTATCAGCTCCACACCGACGGCAAAAGATGCGTCGCTGCCACCG GGCCGCCGCCATACCTGCTTGTAGCCCATCTTTTGGGGATACAAAGAGTGAATCCGGATGGAACCGGAGACCAAAGCGTCGTGGAGGAATCGAGGGGCGCAGTTGTGGCTGTAGACTACGATCCTGTTCAGAAACAT GTGTACTTTGCCAGTGCGTCCCAAAGGCGAATTGAACGTGCAGATATGGACGGTGGGTCAAGAGTCCAGCTCATCTCCGAGGATCTGCTCTCACCAGGGGGACTGACAGTCGACTGGCTTCATAGAAGTATCTACTGGACAGACCAAGG CCTCTCAACTGTTGACTGCTGCCACTTGGATGGACTGAAGAGGCAAACCATCGTGAGCACAGGACTGGAAAAACCAACGGATATTGCTGTTCACCCCACAGCAAA GAAGTTGTTCTGGACTGACACTGGAGCTCAGCCAATGGTGGAGAGTGCATCTCTGGAGGGGAAAGATCGCAGCATCATCGCCAACACCAACCTTGTTTTCCCGACCGGCCTGACAATCGATTACACCGAAGATCGTTTGATCTGGTGCGACGAGAGAAGAGCTGCGGTGGAGACTTCGGCCTTGGACGGTTCAGACCGACGCGTCCTGTTGGAGAACCAAGTAG GCCGGCCCTTCGACCTGGCTGTGTTTGAGGACAGGCTGTGGATCTCTGACaggcagcaccagcagctgaGGACCTTCCACAAGCGAAGTGGAAAGGAGCTGCAGCGTATCCATGGGAACCTGGTCCAGCCGTCACGTGTTGTCGTGGTCCAACCACTCGCGAAACCAG AAGCAGATGTTTGCCTGCACCAGAACGGCGGCTGCTCCCAGCTGTGCCAAAGCAAACTCGGCTCTGCACACTGCTCCTGTCTGCCCAGCTACATTCTGTCTGAGGATGGAAAGAGCTGTCTGCCAGCCGTCACTTCAAACG AAACAACACTCAGCGTTGACAGAGAAATTAGACCTGAAGTCACCGAGCCAAACTGGGACGTGAGGCCAACTGTCTTCACAGAAAAGATGTTGTCAG CAGACCAGACTGAGTGCCGCTCACTCGGGTGTGATGTCAATGCAAAGTGTCGTACAGTGGCCGGCGTCCCCGTTTGTGTATGTCTGGACGGCTACACTGGCGATGGTCAAGTTTGTGTAG ATACTGATGAGTGTCAAGGAGAAGCTCATGAATGCGACAAAAACGCAGACTGCCAAAACACAGAGGGAACGTATGTGTGCAGGTGTCGGGCTGGTTACCACGGCGATGGGTGGACATGTCAAG CGCTGCCAAACTTGTGGGTGTCCACCAGGAGCCCCTCTGTCACCAACAGCTCTCATCTCAACCGCAGCTCAGTGGAACGCTGCCCCTCCTCCCATGAGTCCTACTGTTTGTACCAAGGAATCTGCTACTACTATCCTGAAGTGGATTCATACGCCTGCAA TTGCCTCTCTGGCTACATGGGGGAGCGCTGTCAGTTCAATGACCTGGAGTGGTGGGATCTCCAGCAGtctgagcagcagaagagaCGCACCATGGTCATCGCAGCCTCTATGatggtcttcctcttcctgctcaCCATCATCGCCTTCCTCGCCTTCTGCTACCG GGCCAGAAGACTTCACAAGCAGCCTTCATCAGACAACGTGAGTGAGACCAGTGTGACGGAGGAGGACATGAGCGCGGCCATCGCAACCAGCGTTCATCAA CTGGTGTCTGAAAACGGCATGGAAACAAGGATGGTTCCAGGTTCGCCAAAGAGGCCAGTCTGCCCATCGTGTTCTTCAGAGACAG GACACAACCCTTTTTCTGAGAGATTCGCCACATCGGAACACAACCTGGGCTGTAAGTGTTCAATGGTGAGAGCAGCTGCCTTGGAAACCACACTGTCCAATGACCTTCACGCAAGTCAGTCGTCCAGCTTCACGGCCTGTTCGTCTTTCAAGCCATGA
- the egf gene encoding pro-epidermal growth factor isoform X2: MLLTTAAALVFFMVQNYPPGSAATTCWDELPSGGERNISCVESRPFLLFGHGKAIFRMEIDGKNPRRLVARVGTSIQLDFHFAEKSVYWADKHGGVIYKASAGRRRQKVFSSDKHISGLAVDWLRNTVYWTSEEKGRIKRVDTNGKNERTILRHLTRPTSIVIDANRSFLFWLSGGLSASIQRTDLNGQKRIILKKMAAELKTLSIDREDQRLFWVQVDLRGQGSIASSDYSGRALLITDHLPRSLSLALSIFQDKLYYTDGESKVIKQVNKYIGGEPEEVNVKRLAKSPVAIKVVHSSKQPAADSPTLRGCDEQSGTCVAVCSGLAETGVCRCSEGFALNKQGTHCEDVNECAQWNHGCSLGCENVPGSYFCTCPQGYGLLPDKKSCREIIPCEGNTSHCGSGCMETDEGVVCVCPEGSVLTEDGQSCTGCASADRGGCSQVCASLAPDRWQCGCLPGYQLHTDGKRCVAATGPPPYLLVAHLLGIQRVNPDGTGDQSVVEESRGAVVAVDYDPVQKHVYFASASQRRIERADMDGGSRVQLISEDLLSPGGLTVDWLHRSIYWTDQGLSTVDCCHLDGLKRQTIVSTGLEKPTDIAVHPTAKKLFWTDTGAQPMVESASLEGKDRSIIANTNLVFPTGLTIDYTEDRLIWCDERRAAVETSALDGSDRRVLLENQVGRPFDLAVFEDRLWISDRQHQQLRTFHKRSGKELQRIHGNLVQPSRVVVVQPLAKPEADVCLHQNGGCSQLCQSKLGSAHCSCLPSYILSEDGKSCLPAVTSNETTLSVDREIRPEVTEPNWDVRPTVFTEKMLSDQTECRSLGCDVNAKCRTVAGVPVCVCLDGYTGDGQVCVDTDECQGEAHECDKNADCQNTEGTYVCRCRAGYHGDGWTCQALPNLWVSTRSPSVTNSSHLNRSSVERCPSSHESYCLYQGICYYYPEVDSYACNCLSGYMGERCQFNDLEWWDLQQSEQQKRRTMVIAASMMVFLFLLTIIAFLAFCYRARRLHKQPSSDNVSETSVTEEDMSAAIATSVHQLVSENGMETRMVPGSPKRPVCPSCSSETGHNPFSERFATSEHNLGCKCSMVRAAALETTLSNDLHASQSSSFTACSSFKP, from the exons ATGTTGCTTACTACAGCCGCAGCACTGGTCTTTTTTATGGTCCAAAACTACCCGCCCGGCTCTGCTGCAACTACATGCTGGGATGAGCTGCCatcaggaggagaaagaaacaTCAGCTGTGTGG AGTCCCGGCCCTTCCTGCTTTTCGGCCACGGTAAAGCCATTTTCAGAATGGAAATCGATGGCAAGAACCCAAGGAGACTTGTTGCCAGGGTGGGGACTTCTATCCAGCTGGACTTTCACTTTGCAGAGAAGAGTGTGTACTGGGCGGACAAACACGGCGGGGTCATCTACAAAGCGTCAGCAGGAAGACGGAGACAG AAAGTGTTCTCATCTGACAAGCACATCTCAGGACTGGCAGTGGACTGGCTCCGGAACACAGTGTATTGGACAAGTGAAGAAAAGGGTAGAATTAAGAGAGTAGACACCAACGGGAAGAACGAGAGGACTATTCTGAGACACCTGACTCGGCCCACCTCCATTGTGATTGACGCTAATAGAAG TTTCCTCTTCTGGTTATCTGGCGGCTTGAGTGCGAGCATCCAGCGCACAGACTTGAACGGACAGAAACGAATCATTCTGAAAAAGATGGCCGCTGAGCTGAAAACACTGTCCATCGACCGGGAGGACCAAAGACTCTTCTGGGTTCAAGTGGATCTCCGGGGACAAGGGAGCATAGCCTCATCAGATTACAGCGGCCGTGCTCTTCTCATCACTGACCATCTGCCTCG GTCACTTTCTCTTGCACTTTCCATTTTTCAAGACAAACTTTATTACACTGATGGTGAATCTAAAGTGATAAAACAGGTGAACAAGTACATAGGTGGAGAGCCGGAAGAGGTCAATGTCAAACGGTTGGCAAAGTCTCCTGTCGCCATTAAAGTGGTTCATTCCAGCAAACAACCTGCAGCAGACTCCCCGACACTTAGAG GatgtgatgaacaaagtggaaCGTGTGTGGCCGTGTGCTCGGGTCTGGCTGAGACAGGTGTTTGCAGATGCAGTGAAGGCTTCGCTCTCAACAAGCAAGGAACACACTGTGAAG atgtgaatgaatgtgCCCAGTGGAATCACGGCTGCTCCCTCGGCTGTGAGAACGTCCCAGGCTCCTATTTCTGCACCTGCCCTCAGGGATATGGCCTCCTGCCGGATAAAAAGTCATGTAGAG AGATCATTCCATGTGAAGGCAACACAAGTCACTGTGGTTCCGGCTGCATGGAAACAGATGAAGGCGTGGTCTGCGTTTGTCCTGAGGGATCTGTTCTGACCGAGGACGGTCAGTCCTGCACGG GATGCGCCTCTGCAGACAGAGGGGGCTGCAGTCAGGTCTGCGCCTCACTGGCCCCTGACAGGTGGCAGTGTGGATGTTTACCCGGCTATCAGCTCCACACCGACGGCAAAAGATGCGTCGCTGCCACCG GGCCGCCGCCATACCTGCTTGTAGCCCATCTTTTGGGGATACAAAGAGTGAATCCGGATGGAACCGGAGACCAAAGCGTCGTGGAGGAATCGAGGGGCGCAGTTGTGGCTGTAGACTACGATCCTGTTCAGAAACAT GTGTACTTTGCCAGTGCGTCCCAAAGGCGAATTGAACGTGCAGATATGGACGGTGGGTCAAGAGTCCAGCTCATCTCCGAGGATCTGCTCTCACCAGGGGGACTGACAGTCGACTGGCTTCATAGAAGTATCTACTGGACAGACCAAGG CCTCTCAACTGTTGACTGCTGCCACTTGGATGGACTGAAGAGGCAAACCATCGTGAGCACAGGACTGGAAAAACCAACGGATATTGCTGTTCACCCCACAGCAAA GAAGTTGTTCTGGACTGACACTGGAGCTCAGCCAATGGTGGAGAGTGCATCTCTGGAGGGGAAAGATCGCAGCATCATCGCCAACACCAACCTTGTTTTCCCGACCGGCCTGACAATCGATTACACCGAAGATCGTTTGATCTGGTGCGACGAGAGAAGAGCTGCGGTGGAGACTTCGGCCTTGGACGGTTCAGACCGACGCGTCCTGTTGGAGAACCAAGTAG GCCGGCCCTTCGACCTGGCTGTGTTTGAGGACAGGCTGTGGATCTCTGACaggcagcaccagcagctgaGGACCTTCCACAAGCGAAGTGGAAAGGAGCTGCAGCGTATCCATGGGAACCTGGTCCAGCCGTCACGTGTTGTCGTGGTCCAACCACTCGCGAAACCAG AAGCAGATGTTTGCCTGCACCAGAACGGCGGCTGCTCCCAGCTGTGCCAAAGCAAACTCGGCTCTGCACACTGCTCCTGTCTGCCCAGCTACATTCTGTCTGAGGATGGAAAGAGCTGTCTGCCAGCCGTCACTTCAAACG AAACAACACTCAGCGTTGACAGAGAAATTAGACCTGAAGTCACCGAGCCAAACTGGGACGTGAGGCCAACTGTCTTCACAGAAAAGATGTTGTCAG ACCAGACTGAGTGCCGCTCACTCGGGTGTGATGTCAATGCAAAGTGTCGTACAGTGGCCGGCGTCCCCGTTTGTGTATGTCTGGACGGCTACACTGGCGATGGTCAAGTTTGTGTAG ATACTGATGAGTGTCAAGGAGAAGCTCATGAATGCGACAAAAACGCAGACTGCCAAAACACAGAGGGAACGTATGTGTGCAGGTGTCGGGCTGGTTACCACGGCGATGGGTGGACATGTCAAG CGCTGCCAAACTTGTGGGTGTCCACCAGGAGCCCCTCTGTCACCAACAGCTCTCATCTCAACCGCAGCTCAGTGGAACGCTGCCCCTCCTCCCATGAGTCCTACTGTTTGTACCAAGGAATCTGCTACTACTATCCTGAAGTGGATTCATACGCCTGCAA TTGCCTCTCTGGCTACATGGGGGAGCGCTGTCAGTTCAATGACCTGGAGTGGTGGGATCTCCAGCAGtctgagcagcagaagagaCGCACCATGGTCATCGCAGCCTCTATGatggtcttcctcttcctgctcaCCATCATCGCCTTCCTCGCCTTCTGCTACCG GGCCAGAAGACTTCACAAGCAGCCTTCATCAGACAACGTGAGTGAGACCAGTGTGACGGAGGAGGACATGAGCGCGGCCATCGCAACCAGCGTTCATCAA CTGGTGTCTGAAAACGGCATGGAAACAAGGATGGTTCCAGGTTCGCCAAAGAGGCCAGTCTGCCCATCGTGTTCTTCAGAGACAG GACACAACCCTTTTTCTGAGAGATTCGCCACATCGGAACACAACCTGGGCTGTAAGTGTTCAATGGTGAGAGCAGCTGCCTTGGAAACCACACTGTCCAATGACCTTCACGCAAGTCAGTCGTCCAGCTTCACGGCCTGTTCGTCTTTCAAGCCATGA
- the elovl6 gene encoding elongation of very long chain fatty acids protein 6: MSVLALQEYEFERQFNEDEAIRWMQENWKKSFLFSALYAAFILGGRHVMKQREKFELRKPLVLWSLTLAVFSIFGAIRTGSYMMHILMTKGLKQSVCDQSFYNGPVSKFWAYAFVLSKAPELGDTLFIVLRKQKLIFLHWYHHITVLLYSWYSYKDMVAGGGWFMTMNYLVHAVMYSYYALRAAGFKLSRNFAMFITLTQITQMLMGCVVNYLVYSWMQQGQECPSHMQNIVWSSLMYLSYFVLFVQFFFEAYIGKSRSSAPAVAKKAD; encoded by the exons GAAAAAGTCGTTTCTCTTCTCGGCTCTCTACGCTGCCTTCATCCTCGGGGGACGCCATGTCATGAAACAGAGGGAGAAGTTCGAGTTGAGGAAACCACTGGTGCTATGGTCTCTCACACTTGCTGTGTTCAG TATATTTGGTGCCATCCGTACTGGGAGCTACATGATGCACATCCTGATGACCAAAGGGCTAAAACAGTCGGTTTGTGACCAGAGCTTCTACAACGGGCCGGTCAGCAAATTCTGGGCCTATGCATTTGTGCTAAGTAAAGCACCGGAACTGG GCGACACTCTCTTCATTGTCCTGAGGAAGCAGAAACTCATCTTCCTCCACTGGTACCACCACATCACTGTGCTGCTCTACTCCTGGTACTCCTACAAGGACatggtggccggcggaggctgGTTCATGACCATGAACTACTTGGTCCATGCCGTCATGTACTCTTACTACGCCTTGCGAGCGGCCGGCTTCAAGCTGTCGCGCAACTTCGCCATGTTCATCACGCTGACCCAGATCACCCAGATGCTGATGGGCTGCGTGGTTAACTACCTGGTGTACTCCTGGATGCAGCAGGGCCAGGAGTGTCCCTCTCACATGCAGAACATTGTGTGGTCCTCCCTCATGTACCTCAGCTACTTCGTGCTCTTTGTCCAGTTCTTCTTCGAGGCCTACATCGGCAAGTCCAGGTCCTCTGCTCCTGCTGTCGCGAAGAAAGCCGATTAA
- the egf gene encoding pro-epidermal growth factor isoform X3: protein MLLTTAAALVFFMVQNYPPGSAATTCWDELPSGGERNISCVESRPFLLFGHGKAIFRMEIDGKNPRRLVARVGTSIQLDFHFAEKSVYWADKHGGVIYKASAGRRRQKVFSSDKHISGLAVDWLRNTVYWTSEEKGRIKRVDTNGKNERTILRHLTRPTSIVIDANRSFLFWLSGGLSASIQRTDLNGQKRIILKKMAAELKTLSIDREDQRLFWVQVDLRGQGSIASSDYSGRALLITDHLPRSLSLALSIFQDKLYYTDGESKVIKQVNKYIGGEPEEVNVKRLAKSPVAIKVVHSSKQPAADSPTLRGCDEQSGTCVAVCSGLAETGVCRCSEGFALNKQGTHCEDVNECAQWNHGCSLGCENVPGSYFCTCPQGYGLLPDKKSCREIIPCEGNTSHCGSGCMETDEGVVCVCPEGSVLTEDGQSCTGCASADRGGCSQVCASLAPDRWQCGCLPGYQLHTDGKRCVAATGPPPYLLVAHLLGIQRVNPDGTGDQSVVEESRGAVVAVDYDPVQKHVYFASASQRRIERADMDGGSRVQLISEDLLSPGGLTVDWLHRSIYWTDQGLSTVDCCHLDGLKRQTIVSTGLEKPTDIAVHPTAKKLFWTDTGAQPMVESASLEGKDRSIIANTNLVFPTGLTIDYTEDRLIWCDERRAAVETSALDGSDRRVLLENQVGRPFDLAVFEDRLWISDRQHQQLRTFHKRSGKELQRIHGNLVQPSRVVVVQPLAKPEADVCLHQNGGCSQLCQSKLGSAHCSCLPSYILSEDGKSCLPAVTSNETTLSVDREIRPEVTEPNWDVRPTVFTEKMLSALPNLWVSTRSPSVTNSSHLNRSSVERCPSSHESYCLYQGICYYYPEVDSYACNCLSGYMGERCQFNDLEWWDLQQSEQQKRRTMVIAASMMVFLFLLTIIAFLAFCYRARRLHKQPSSDNVSETSVTEEDMSAAIATSVHQLVSENGMETRMVPGSPKRPVCPSCSSETGHNPFSERFATSEHNLGCKCSMVRAAALETTLSNDLHASQSSSFTACSSFKP from the exons ATGTTGCTTACTACAGCCGCAGCACTGGTCTTTTTTATGGTCCAAAACTACCCGCCCGGCTCTGCTGCAACTACATGCTGGGATGAGCTGCCatcaggaggagaaagaaacaTCAGCTGTGTGG AGTCCCGGCCCTTCCTGCTTTTCGGCCACGGTAAAGCCATTTTCAGAATGGAAATCGATGGCAAGAACCCAAGGAGACTTGTTGCCAGGGTGGGGACTTCTATCCAGCTGGACTTTCACTTTGCAGAGAAGAGTGTGTACTGGGCGGACAAACACGGCGGGGTCATCTACAAAGCGTCAGCAGGAAGACGGAGACAG AAAGTGTTCTCATCTGACAAGCACATCTCAGGACTGGCAGTGGACTGGCTCCGGAACACAGTGTATTGGACAAGTGAAGAAAAGGGTAGAATTAAGAGAGTAGACACCAACGGGAAGAACGAGAGGACTATTCTGAGACACCTGACTCGGCCCACCTCCATTGTGATTGACGCTAATAGAAG TTTCCTCTTCTGGTTATCTGGCGGCTTGAGTGCGAGCATCCAGCGCACAGACTTGAACGGACAGAAACGAATCATTCTGAAAAAGATGGCCGCTGAGCTGAAAACACTGTCCATCGACCGGGAGGACCAAAGACTCTTCTGGGTTCAAGTGGATCTCCGGGGACAAGGGAGCATAGCCTCATCAGATTACAGCGGCCGTGCTCTTCTCATCACTGACCATCTGCCTCG GTCACTTTCTCTTGCACTTTCCATTTTTCAAGACAAACTTTATTACACTGATGGTGAATCTAAAGTGATAAAACAGGTGAACAAGTACATAGGTGGAGAGCCGGAAGAGGTCAATGTCAAACGGTTGGCAAAGTCTCCTGTCGCCATTAAAGTGGTTCATTCCAGCAAACAACCTGCAGCAGACTCCCCGACACTTAGAG GatgtgatgaacaaagtggaaCGTGTGTGGCCGTGTGCTCGGGTCTGGCTGAGACAGGTGTTTGCAGATGCAGTGAAGGCTTCGCTCTCAACAAGCAAGGAACACACTGTGAAG atgtgaatgaatgtgCCCAGTGGAATCACGGCTGCTCCCTCGGCTGTGAGAACGTCCCAGGCTCCTATTTCTGCACCTGCCCTCAGGGATATGGCCTCCTGCCGGATAAAAAGTCATGTAGAG AGATCATTCCATGTGAAGGCAACACAAGTCACTGTGGTTCCGGCTGCATGGAAACAGATGAAGGCGTGGTCTGCGTTTGTCCTGAGGGATCTGTTCTGACCGAGGACGGTCAGTCCTGCACGG GATGCGCCTCTGCAGACAGAGGGGGCTGCAGTCAGGTCTGCGCCTCACTGGCCCCTGACAGGTGGCAGTGTGGATGTTTACCCGGCTATCAGCTCCACACCGACGGCAAAAGATGCGTCGCTGCCACCG GGCCGCCGCCATACCTGCTTGTAGCCCATCTTTTGGGGATACAAAGAGTGAATCCGGATGGAACCGGAGACCAAAGCGTCGTGGAGGAATCGAGGGGCGCAGTTGTGGCTGTAGACTACGATCCTGTTCAGAAACAT GTGTACTTTGCCAGTGCGTCCCAAAGGCGAATTGAACGTGCAGATATGGACGGTGGGTCAAGAGTCCAGCTCATCTCCGAGGATCTGCTCTCACCAGGGGGACTGACAGTCGACTGGCTTCATAGAAGTATCTACTGGACAGACCAAGG CCTCTCAACTGTTGACTGCTGCCACTTGGATGGACTGAAGAGGCAAACCATCGTGAGCACAGGACTGGAAAAACCAACGGATATTGCTGTTCACCCCACAGCAAA GAAGTTGTTCTGGACTGACACTGGAGCTCAGCCAATGGTGGAGAGTGCATCTCTGGAGGGGAAAGATCGCAGCATCATCGCCAACACCAACCTTGTTTTCCCGACCGGCCTGACAATCGATTACACCGAAGATCGTTTGATCTGGTGCGACGAGAGAAGAGCTGCGGTGGAGACTTCGGCCTTGGACGGTTCAGACCGACGCGTCCTGTTGGAGAACCAAGTAG GCCGGCCCTTCGACCTGGCTGTGTTTGAGGACAGGCTGTGGATCTCTGACaggcagcaccagcagctgaGGACCTTCCACAAGCGAAGTGGAAAGGAGCTGCAGCGTATCCATGGGAACCTGGTCCAGCCGTCACGTGTTGTCGTGGTCCAACCACTCGCGAAACCAG AAGCAGATGTTTGCCTGCACCAGAACGGCGGCTGCTCCCAGCTGTGCCAAAGCAAACTCGGCTCTGCACACTGCTCCTGTCTGCCCAGCTACATTCTGTCTGAGGATGGAAAGAGCTGTCTGCCAGCCGTCACTTCAAACG AAACAACACTCAGCGTTGACAGAGAAATTAGACCTGAAGTCACCGAGCCAAACTGGGACGTGAGGCCAACTGTCTTCACAGAAAAGATGTTGTCAG CGCTGCCAAACTTGTGGGTGTCCACCAGGAGCCCCTCTGTCACCAACAGCTCTCATCTCAACCGCAGCTCAGTGGAACGCTGCCCCTCCTCCCATGAGTCCTACTGTTTGTACCAAGGAATCTGCTACTACTATCCTGAAGTGGATTCATACGCCTGCAA TTGCCTCTCTGGCTACATGGGGGAGCGCTGTCAGTTCAATGACCTGGAGTGGTGGGATCTCCAGCAGtctgagcagcagaagagaCGCACCATGGTCATCGCAGCCTCTATGatggtcttcctcttcctgctcaCCATCATCGCCTTCCTCGCCTTCTGCTACCG GGCCAGAAGACTTCACAAGCAGCCTTCATCAGACAACGTGAGTGAGACCAGTGTGACGGAGGAGGACATGAGCGCGGCCATCGCAACCAGCGTTCATCAA CTGGTGTCTGAAAACGGCATGGAAACAAGGATGGTTCCAGGTTCGCCAAAGAGGCCAGTCTGCCCATCGTGTTCTTCAGAGACAG GACACAACCCTTTTTCTGAGAGATTCGCCACATCGGAACACAACCTGGGCTGTAAGTGTTCAATGGTGAGAGCAGCTGCCTTGGAAACCACACTGTCCAATGACCTTCACGCAAGTCAGTCGTCCAGCTTCACGGCCTGTTCGTCTTTCAAGCCATGA